A genome region from Triticum aestivum cultivar Chinese Spring chromosome 2B, IWGSC CS RefSeq v2.1, whole genome shotgun sequence includes the following:
- the LOC123041603 gene encoding uncharacterized protein isoform X1 — MRCPSCLLYLALVCDATGRFRPCLERPAPEAVSRASASIRLSRKSLDLAAEDVRRRLLQFVCCHGASPPAKIRCPEADPSTPSRPCASSSFCITGVRGAAVAPISCRCTTLHRATARSSRSALTDPLACASPAPPTGPWRRVSSTRPSPVHVGPARFGPSHVFFCETFF, encoded by the exons ATGCGGTGTCCCTCCTGCCTCCTCTACCTTGCGCTCGTCTGCGACGCCACCGGCAGGTTCCGGCCCTGCCTCGAGCGCCCCGCGCCGGAAGCTGTCTCCCGCGCCTCTGCATCGATCCGTCTGAGCCGCAAGTCGCTGGATCTCGCCGCCG AGGAtgtgcgccgccgcctccttcaGTTCGTCTGCTGCCATGGAGCTTCGCCACCAGCCAAGATCCGGTGTCCCGAGGCCGATCCGTCCACCCCCAGCCGTCCCTGCGCCTCCTCGTCGTTCTGCATCACCGGAGTTCGCGGCGCCGCTGTTGCCCCTATTTCCTGCCGCTGCACTACGCTGCATCGAGCGACTGCTCGATCCAGCCGCTCCGCGTTGACCGATCCACTGGCCTGCGCCAGCCCAGCACCACCAACCGGGCCTTGGCGCAGGGTGAGCAGCACCCGCCCCTCTCCTGTGCAtgttgggccagccagattcggcccgagtcacgtttttttttgcgaaacgtTTTTCTAG
- the LOC123041603 gene encoding uncharacterized protein isoform X2 — MRCPSCLLYLALVCDATGRFRPCLERPAPEAVSRASASIRLSRKSLDLAAEDVRRRLLQFVCCHGASPPAKIRCPEADPSTPSRPCASSSFCITGVRGAAVAPISCRCTTLHRATARSSRSALTDPLACASPAPPTGPWRRFR, encoded by the exons ATGCGGTGTCCCTCCTGCCTCCTCTACCTTGCGCTCGTCTGCGACGCCACCGGCAGGTTCCGGCCCTGCCTCGAGCGCCCCGCGCCGGAAGCTGTCTCCCGCGCCTCTGCATCGATCCGTCTGAGCCGCAAGTCGCTGGATCTCGCCGCCG AGGAtgtgcgccgccgcctccttcaGTTCGTCTGCTGCCATGGAGCTTCGCCACCAGCCAAGATCCGGTGTCCCGAGGCCGATCCGTCCACCCCCAGCCGTCCCTGCGCCTCCTCGTCGTTCTGCATCACCGGAGTTCGCGGCGCCGCTGTTGCCCCTATTTCCTGCCGCTGCACTACGCTGCATCGAGCGACTGCTCGATCCAGCCGCTCCGCGTTGACCGATCCACTGGCCTGCGCCAGCCCAGCACCACCAACCGGGCCTTGGCGCAGG